From one Anaerobranca gottschalkii DSM 13577 genomic stretch:
- a CDS encoding SpoIID/LytB domain-containing protein codes for MKKILLLVILILSVLVIFFLYINYYLDGKLVEKFIEDLQGEKSFDDHPQGQLIKELRELGITEKLTIIKRKVTFQGGKTIVGIKEGEHQFTFQLIPKRNDNYKKVIIKGIDTKIGLLLEKKGEGNVYHYLLQGVEGREFTFTSPFDLKLENFDIVNLVIVGNEIMTFIPLEKVTVSKVLSADSQKIMGEIEGTFSLDSDVYIFGKEERLYVGQKKVDLYLKNKTVIGIVTREKFVPNTIRVLISDSSYNNIFHQQLQLYSDGDLKIFSKLNEGEITVKPNKRVQFKLNSGKIEVVVDNISHIFSERIYLESTGKIYLTSVKRGWNNSLTPGYRGNFEVFTKDGKMFLINELNLEEYLYGVVPSEMPVSFGLEALKIQAIAARTYAIKNIYSSTYKNYTAHVVDSVLSQVYNNTLEFPEIIDAVNMTKGQVITFNDGIIDAKFFSTSCGYTANSYEVWDSGGKFPGKVIPYLISSQQGILVKYDLTTEEGFKEFITNKNIRGYDSQSPFFRWEINMTNQQLTKSIEENLRNRYRAGPKWILTYDNGEFISKEIPPNPLGELKELQVVERGEGGNIMVLDIIAKNGTYRIIKEYNIRSIIRPVCQIDPVKLIRSDGSILSNYSILPSSFVYFQHNFGERGLESVRIFGGGNGHGVGMSQYGVLGMIQQGYTQEEIITHFYPNTKIKRIY; via the coding sequence TTGAAGAAAATTTTACTTTTAGTTATTTTAATTTTATCAGTACTGGTTATTTTTTTTCTGTATATAAATTACTATTTAGATGGAAAGTTAGTTGAGAAATTTATTGAAGATTTACAGGGGGAAAAGTCTTTTGATGATCATCCTCAAGGACAGTTAATAAAGGAGTTAAGGGAATTGGGGATTACAGAGAAATTAACAATAATTAAAAGGAAGGTTACTTTCCAAGGGGGAAAAACAATTGTAGGAATTAAAGAAGGGGAACACCAATTTACTTTTCAATTGATACCTAAAAGAAATGATAATTATAAAAAAGTTATTATTAAAGGAATAGATACTAAAATAGGTTTACTGTTAGAGAAAAAGGGTGAGGGTAATGTTTATCATTATCTTTTACAAGGGGTGGAAGGAAGAGAGTTTACTTTTACATCTCCCTTTGATTTAAAACTAGAGAATTTTGATATAGTAAATCTTGTCATAGTAGGGAATGAAATTATGACCTTTATTCCTTTAGAAAAAGTTACAGTCTCAAAGGTATTATCAGCTGATTCTCAAAAAATTATGGGAGAAATTGAAGGAACTTTTTCTTTAGATTCTGATGTTTATATCTTTGGAAAGGAAGAGAGATTATATGTAGGACAAAAGAAAGTAGATTTATATTTAAAAAATAAAACAGTTATAGGGATAGTTACTAGGGAGAAATTTGTGCCCAATACTATAAGGGTATTAATTAGTGATAGTTCATATAATAATATTTTTCATCAGCAGCTTCAATTATATAGTGATGGAGATTTGAAGATTTTTAGTAAGTTAAATGAAGGTGAAATAACTGTAAAACCCAATAAAAGGGTGCAGTTTAAATTAAATTCTGGAAAAATAGAAGTAGTTGTGGATAATATAAGTCATATATTTAGTGAAAGGATTTACTTAGAAAGTACAGGAAAGATTTATTTAACGTCAGTTAAAAGGGGCTGGAATAATTCCTTAACTCCCGGTTATAGAGGTAATTTTGAGGTATTTACTAAAGATGGAAAAATGTTTTTAATAAATGAATTAAATTTAGAAGAGTATTTATATGGAGTGGTACCTAGTGAAATGCCTGTAAGTTTTGGTCTGGAAGCATTAAAAATTCAGGCTATTGCTGCTAGGACCTATGCTATCAAAAATATCTATTCATCAACTTATAAAAATTATACAGCCCATGTGGTGGATAGTGTATTAAGTCAGGTTTATAATAATACTTTAGAATTCCCAGAAATAATCGATGCAGTTAATATGACTAAAGGGCAAGTAATAACATTTAACGATGGGATTATAGATGCAAAATTTTTTTCAACATCATGTGGATACACTGCTAACAGTTATGAAGTATGGGATAGTGGCGGTAAATTTCCTGGGAAAGTTATCCCATATTTAATAAGTTCTCAACAAGGAATTTTAGTTAAGTATGACCTCACCACAGAGGAGGGGTTTAAAGAATTCATTACTAATAAAAATATAAGGGGTTATGATAGTCAATCTCCTTTTTTCCGATGGGAAATAAATATGACAAATCAGCAATTAACTAAGTCTATAGAAGAGAATTTAAGGAATAGGTATAGAGCGGGTCCTAAGTGGATTTTGACCTATGACAATGGAGAATTTATTTCAAAAGAAATTCCCCCTAACCCTTTAGGAGAACTTAAAGAACTTCAAGTGGTAGAAAGGGGAGAAGGGGGTAACATAATGGTACTAGATATAATCGCAAAAAATGGAACTTATAGGATAATAAAGGAGTATAATATTAGGTCCATTATCAGGCCTGTCTGTCAAATTGACCCTGTAAAACTCATTCGATCTGATGGGTCTATTCTTAGTAATTACAGTATATTGCCAAGTTCTTTTGTTTATTTTCAACATAATTTTGGAGAAAGGGGATTAGAAAGTGTAAGGATTTTTGGTGGAGGTAATGGTCATGGTGTAGGGATGAGTCAGTATGGAGTTTTAGGAATGATCCAGCAAGGTTATACCCAAGAAGAAATAATTACCCACTTTTATCCTAATACAAAAATTAAGAGAATTTATTGA
- a CDS encoding CCA tRNA nucleotidyltransferase: MENIVKELCSLLKGTKTYIVGGFLRNNYLGIKNCNDIDLVTFSSKIKLEEIISKNFGVTPINIGPLTKFHIKEKNLFIDITESSYNNIYEDLKYRDFTCNTLALKVDHYPNFNNLIDINNSREDIKKKLIIPVSNKSLTLDPVRILRVYYIKGKYNFHIPLNTIMEIRKNAPLLVSAKGERLKDELKKILKLDNSNQLLFLMYLHGVLQILIPPVEKMANIKQNHYHRKNLLIHSFKTLEIFEQNLKNIIYFSPFYNNIKNYVNEHLVILKLACFLHDIGKIDTFKVAPSGKITFYKHELEAEKYIINLANTLKLSSTEKSGLETIIKEHMKPLYLYLNKNITKSNKYKFFNSNKEHSLGFLLLSLCDYLATRSGGDGYGIEIESYQKYILNLIEDYYTKRDELVEVHSLLTGDEIQAILNIPPSRQIGIIKDQLIKGQILGKIKNKEEAIKYIINKFS, translated from the coding sequence GTGGAAAATATTGTAAAAGAGCTTTGTTCCCTTTTGAAGGGAACAAAAACTTATATTGTAGGGGGATTTTTAAGGAATAATTATCTAGGTATTAAGAACTGCAATGATATAGATTTAGTAACTTTTTCATCTAAAATAAAACTAGAAGAAATTATCAGTAAAAATTTTGGAGTTACTCCTATAAATATTGGCCCTCTAACTAAATTTCATATTAAAGAAAAAAATCTCTTTATAGATATAACAGAATCTAGTTATAATAACATCTACGAAGATTTAAAATATCGTGATTTTACTTGTAATACTTTGGCATTAAAAGTAGACCATTACCCTAATTTTAACAACCTAATCGATATCAATAACTCTAGAGAGGATATTAAAAAGAAACTAATAATTCCTGTAAGTAATAAAAGTTTAACCTTAGATCCTGTAAGAATCTTACGGGTCTATTATATAAAGGGAAAATATAATTTTCATATCCCATTAAATACTATAATGGAAATTAGAAAAAATGCCCCCTTATTAGTTTCGGCAAAAGGAGAAAGGTTAAAGGATGAACTTAAAAAAATCTTAAAACTAGATAACTCAAACCAGCTCCTTTTTCTAATGTATCTCCACGGAGTACTACAAATTCTCATCCCACCAGTGGAAAAAATGGCTAATATAAAACAAAATCATTATCACAGGAAAAACTTACTAATCCATTCCTTTAAAACCTTAGAAATTTTTGAACAAAACTTGAAAAATATAATATACTTCTCCCCTTTTTATAATAATATAAAGAATTACGTAAATGAACACTTGGTTATTCTGAAACTAGCTTGTTTTTTACATGATATAGGAAAAATAGATACTTTTAAAGTTGCCCCTTCAGGAAAAATTACATTTTATAAACATGAATTAGAAGCTGAAAAATATATAATAAATTTAGCTAATACTCTTAAACTCAGCAGTACTGAAAAATCAGGACTGGAAACTATTATAAAAGAACACATGAAGCCATTATATCTATATCTAAATAAAAATATTACCAAAAGCAATAAATATAAATTTTTTAATTCTAATAAAGAACATTCCTTAGGATTTCTGTTGCTATCTTTATGTGATTATTTAGCTACCCGTAGCGGTGGGGATGGTTACGGGATAGAAATAGAAAGTTATCAAAAGTATATACTTAACCTCATAGAAGATTACTATACCAAAAGGGATGAGCTAGTCGAGGTTCATTCCCTATTAACAGGTGATGAAATCCAAGCTATCCTCAACATCCCCCCTTCTCGACAAATAGGGATAATAAAGGATCAATTAATTAAAGGACAGATTCTAGGTAAAATCAAAAATAAAGAAGAGGCCATCAAATATATTATCAATAAATTCTCTTAA